The following coding sequences are from one Aliarcobacter skirrowii CCUG 10374 window:
- a CDS encoding SLAC1 anion channel family protein produces the protein MQQESIKAIPSNRLQFFPIMMFAVIMGLGGLTLVFEKLNHTFGFSNIFSISLISLTTLLFIAVVFTYILKIFKYKQEVKKELNHPIRINFFAASSISMLILSICFKEFSIEISKLFFYFGAILHLFLTFYTIRFWINNNLEIVHSNPAWFIPIVGNLIVPIAGVSFVDNQILIFYFAIGLFFWIILFSIILNRIIFHNPFAPKFLPTMFILIAPPSIGFISYIKLTSSLDFFAQILFSLALFFTILVAFMYKNFLKIKFFISWWAFTFPMAAVTLSVITMYELTSKPFYEILAYILSFITTIIVLLVAIFTFKHILKKEICIIE, from the coding sequence ATGCAACAAGAGAGTATAAAAGCAATCCCATCAAATAGATTGCAATTTTTCCCAATTATGATGTTTGCTGTGATTATGGGGCTTGGTGGTTTGACTTTAGTTTTTGAAAAACTAAATCATACTTTTGGATTTTCAAATATCTTTTCTATATCTTTAATATCTCTTACAACTTTACTTTTCATAGCAGTTGTTTTTACATATATTTTAAAGATTTTTAAATATAAACAAGAGGTTAAAAAAGAGCTAAATCATCCAATAAGAATAAACTTCTTTGCAGCCTCATCAATATCTATGCTTATTTTATCAATCTGTTTTAAAGAGTTTAGTATTGAGATATCTAAACTATTTTTCTACTTTGGAGCTATTTTACATCTATTTTTAACTTTCTACACAATAAGATTTTGGATAAATAACAATCTTGAGATAGTTCACTCAAATCCAGCTTGGTTTATTCCAATTGTTGGAAACTTGATAGTTCCTATTGCTGGAGTTTCATTTGTAGATAATCAAATATTGATTTTCTATTTTGCAATAGGTCTGTTTTTTTGGATAATACTATTTTCTATAATTTTAAATAGAATTATATTTCACAATCCATTTGCACCAAAATTTTTGCCAACTATGTTTATTTTGATAGCTCCTCCATCAATTGGATTTATCTCATATATAAAATTGACTTCTAGTTTAGATTTTTTTGCTCAAATACTATTCTCTTTGGCACTATTTTTTACTATTTTGGTGGCATTTATGTATAAAAACTTTTTAAAAATAAAATTTTTTATATCATGGTGGGCATTTACATTTCCTATGGCTGCTGTTACTTTAAGTGTGATTACTATGTATGAATTAACTTCTAAACCTTTTTATGAGATTTTGGCATATATTTTGAGTTTTATTACAACTATTATTGTGCTTTTGGTTGCTATTTTTACATTTAAACATATTCTGAAAAAAGAGATTTGTATCATAGAGTAG
- a CDS encoding aldo/keto reductase: MEFRYIGKSGLRVSSICMGTMTFGSSTDEKEAFKILDMAYDRGINFYDTAELYPVSPKKETIGLTEAILAKWLKTKARDSIILATKIAGAASGWFVPPVRHGLTAIDSFHIKRAIEGSLKRLQVDYIDLYQMHWPDTIVPIEESLKAFDALVKEGKVRYIGTSNDSAYGLTKANEISKNRNLARFESIQNNFSLLNPRFHDELANVCRRENISLLPYSPMAGGVLSGKYNKEFVDPDVRFAVYLKDKNKRVQAMAHRFVNEKTLEATAKYMSLANDYGVSPLTLAVAYSKHFDFVASTIIGARKSEQLEDSFKAFDFKITPEILTKIEDIQKEILYPMG, encoded by the coding sequence ATGGAATTTAGATATATAGGAAAAAGTGGACTTAGAGTTAGTTCTATTTGTATGGGAACTATGACTTTTGGAAGTAGTACAGATGAAAAAGAGGCTTTTAAGATTCTTGATATGGCTTATGATAGAGGAATAAACTTCTATGATACAGCTGAACTTTATCCTGTAAGTCCAAAAAAAGAGACAATAGGTCTAACTGAAGCAATCTTGGCAAAATGGCTTAAAACAAAAGCAAGAGATAGTATTATTTTAGCTACAAAAATAGCAGGTGCTGCTTCAGGTTGGTTTGTACCACCTGTGCGACATGGATTAACAGCAATTGATAGTTTTCATATAAAAAGAGCAATAGAGGGAAGCTTAAAAAGATTGCAAGTAGATTATATTGATTTGTATCAGATGCATTGGCCTGATACTATTGTGCCAATAGAAGAGAGTTTAAAAGCTTTTGATGCTTTGGTAAAAGAGGGAAAGGTGCGATATATTGGAACTTCAAATGATAGTGCTTATGGACTTACAAAAGCAAATGAGATAAGCAAAAATAGAAATCTAGCAAGATTTGAGTCTATTCAAAACAACTTTTCACTTTTAAATCCAAGATTTCATGATGAGTTAGCAAATGTTTGCCGAAGAGAAAATATATCTTTATTGCCATATTCACCAATGGCAGGTGGAGTTTTAAGTGGAAAATATAATAAAGAGTTTGTAGATCCAGATGTTAGATTTGCTGTTTATTTAAAAGATAAAAACAAAAGAGTTCAAGCTATGGCACATAGATTTGTAAATGAGAAAACTCTTGAAGCAACTGCAAAATATATGAGTCTTGCAAATGATTATGGAGTTTCACCTTTGACTTTGGCAGTAGCTTATTCAAAGCATTTTGATTTTGTAGCATCTACTATTATAGGTGCAAGAAAAAGTGAGCAACTAGAAGATAGTTTCAAAGCCTTTGATTTTAAGATTACTCCTGAGATATTGACAAAAATTGAAGATATTCAAAAAGAGATTTTGTACCCTATGGGATGA
- the recR gene encoding recombination mediator RecR, with amino-acid sequence MNRGLEKFYELVEAFESLPTIGKKSALRLAYHIVMNDNYCGVKLSHSIESALKTIKRCKKCSCMSENEICEYCLDDSRDDSKLCIVQSAKDIFIIEDSKEFDGRYFVIDELEQSYILKLQEYIKNSKVKNILFAITPSIANDAFILYIEDKLKDFDIKFTKIAQGVPTGVSLENVDLLSLSKAIQSKVEI; translated from the coding sequence ATGAACAGAGGATTAGAAAAATTTTATGAATTGGTTGAGGCTTTTGAGTCTTTACCAACAATTGGTAAAAAATCAGCACTTAGACTTGCATATCATATAGTTATGAACGACAACTACTGCGGTGTTAAACTATCTCATAGTATTGAAAGTGCATTAAAAACTATAAAAAGATGTAAAAAATGCTCTTGCATGAGTGAAAATGAGATATGTGAATATTGTCTTGATGATAGCAGAGACGATAGTAAGCTTTGTATTGTTCAAAGTGCAAAAGATATTTTTATAATTGAAGATTCAAAAGAGTTTGATGGAAGATATTTTGTAATTGATGAGTTAGAGCAAAGTTATATATTAAAACTTCAAGAGTATATAAAAAATAGTAAGGTAAAAAATATACTTTTTGCAATAACTCCTTCAATTGCAAATGACGCTTTTATACTTTATATTGAAGATAAATTAAAAGATTTTGATATAAAATTCACAAAAATAGCTCAAGGTGTACCAACAGGAGTTAGTTTGGAAAATGTTGATCTGTTATCACTTTCAAAAGCAATACAAAGTAAGGTAGAGATTTAA
- a CDS encoding malate dehydrogenase yields MAKDKKTVDLKALNLSFTQKDETIKLLNFNQNSMSLDIAIFKNEIFIKNSKMVFAHLPKKLKSKLNPKF; encoded by the coding sequence TTGGCAAAAGATAAAAAAACAGTAGATTTAAAAGCTTTAAATCTATCATTTACTCAAAAAGATGAGACTATAAAACTTTTAAACTTTAATCAAAATTCAATGAGTTTAGATATTGCCATTTTTAAAAATGAAATTTTTATAAAAAATAGCAAAATGGTTTTTGCACATTTGCCAAAAAAACTAAAATCAAAACTTAATCCTAAGTTTTGA
- a CDS encoding uracil-DNA glycosylase, which produces MQKRVVCQRCIHYFVTWEPNKPHGCKAYGFKSQLLPSIVVKNSSGDSCNLFIEKKFENRS; this is translated from the coding sequence ATGCAAAAAAGAGTAGTGTGTCAAAGGTGTATCCACTATTTTGTAACTTGGGAACCAAATAAACCACACGGTTGTAAAGCCTATGGTTTTAAGTCACAACTTCTTCCAAGTATTGTTGTAAAAAATAGTAGTGGTGATAGTTGTAATCTATTTATAGAGAAAAAATTTGAAAATAGGAGTTAG
- a CDS encoding Na+/H+ antiporter subunit C: MEILLALIIAVLCGVGVFLTLRARTYPVVLGLTLLAYAVNLFLFAMGRLSLNVPAIIQDGASSYADPLPQALVLTAIVISFGMTAFVIVLSLKAYGELKSDHVDGKKSLNKGERI, encoded by the coding sequence ATGGAAATATTACTAGCTTTAATAATAGCAGTTTTATGTGGAGTTGGTGTTTTTTTAACACTAAGAGCTAGAACATATCCTGTAGTTTTAGGTCTAACTTTATTAGCTTATGCTGTTAATCTATTTTTGTTTGCTATGGGAAGATTAAGTTTGAATGTTCCTGCAATTATTCAAGATGGTGCTTCAAGCTATGCAGACCCTCTTCCTCAAGCTTTAGTTCTAACAGCAATTGTAATTAGCTTTGGAATGACAGCTTTTGTAATTGTATTATCACTAAAAGCTTATGGTGAGTTAAAAAGTGATCATGTAGATGGAAAAAAGAGCTTAAATAAAGGAGAAAGAATATGA
- a CDS encoding type II toxin-antitoxin system HipA family toxin — protein sequence MITIKAWKKDIAQLVEYKGVIKFKYLDSNNLDFSPIKMPIKNRQVYNFSHIDFQYGLPGLISDCLPGSYGMNYLDRFMFQYLKRKPTIFERLQFLGTHTLGALEFHPSLEAEEYKEVLNISKVYEESKKILNQENEKENNSILTLKTLIAVSNSAGGGARSKAIVGFNPKDKTISLTRKQGDFPKDYYPVIIKYDDQDISMYPTLSNKYKDASIATKLEYLYYLFAKESGVNISPCELLEQEGRTHFLTYRFDLKDNERFHIHSLSGMMHYNPAETYNDFIDMFRISLKLNLSQKDKEDIVKVILFNAIFGNKDDHSKNFSFLMNSKGKWSFAPAYDLTYTSNGYHQMLLGNKVLNRALFEDLKNAFEPYNIKESFLKENIEKMIDIKHKKLVQEFINYDIPKNLANHILNETKIIDDNFSKEIKK from the coding sequence ATGATTACTATAAAAGCTTGGAAAAAAGATATAGCACAGTTAGTAGAGTATAAAGGTGTAATAAAGTTTAAATATTTAGATTCAAACAATCTTGATTTCTCACCAATTAAAATGCCTATAAAAAATAGACAAGTCTATAATTTTTCCCATATTGATTTTCAATATGGACTCCCAGGCTTGATAAGTGATTGTTTACCTGGAAGTTATGGTATGAATTATTTAGATCGTTTTATGTTTCAATATCTAAAAAGAAAACCCACTATTTTTGAAAGATTACAATTTTTAGGAACTCATACTTTAGGTGCTTTAGAATTTCATCCTTCTTTAGAAGCAGAAGAGTATAAAGAAGTTTTAAATATATCAAAAGTTTATGAAGAGTCTAAAAAAATTTTAAATCAAGAAAATGAAAAAGAAAATAACTCTATACTTACTCTTAAAACACTTATTGCTGTTTCAAACTCTGCTGGTGGAGGTGCTAGATCAAAAGCAATTGTTGGATTTAATCCTAAAGACAAGACAATAAGTTTAACTAGAAAACAAGGAGATTTTCCAAAAGATTACTATCCTGTGATTATAAAATATGATGACCAAGATATATCAATGTATCCAACTTTGTCAAATAAATACAAAGATGCTTCTATTGCTACAAAATTGGAGTATTTGTATTACTTATTTGCAAAAGAGTCTGGTGTTAATATAAGTCCTTGTGAGTTGCTAGAACAAGAAGGACGAACCCATTTTTTAACTTATAGATTTGATTTGAAAGATAATGAAAGATTTCATATTCACTCTTTATCTGGCATGATGCACTATAATCCAGCTGAAACATATAATGATTTTATTGATATGTTTAGAATATCTTTAAAGCTTAATTTATCACAAAAAGATAAAGAAGATATTGTAAAAGTAATCTTATTTAATGCAATTTTTGGAAACAAAGATGATCATTCAAAAAACTTTTCGTTTTTAATGAATAGCAAAGGGAAATGGAGTTTTGCACCTGCTTATGATTTGACATATACAAGCAATGGATACCATCAAATGCTGCTTGGAAATAAAGTTTTAAATAGAGCTTTATTTGAAGATTTAAAAAATGCTTTTGAACCATACAATATTAAAGAGTCATTTTTAAAAGAAAATATAGAAAAAATGATAGATATAAAGCATAAAAAATTAGTTCAAGAATTTATAAATTATGATATACCTAAAAATTTAGCAAATCATATTTTAAATGAAACAAAAATAATAGATGATAACTTTAGTAAGGAAATAAAAAAGTGA
- the dnaJ gene encoding molecular chaperone DnaJ produces the protein MVEIDYYELLEVEKTSDKTTIKKAYRKLAMQYHPDKNPDNKEAEEKFKAINEAYQVLSDDEKRAIYDRYGKAGLEGQGHRSQGGFGGFDDLGSIFEEMFGFSNSSNRRRERKTYNYNLDSAIEVVLEFNEAIFGCKKEINYTYKTACNSCSGTGAKDGKLETCKTCGGHGQVHSRHGFMTYAQTCPNCEGSGKAKATLCKDCKGKGYEEKKDSFKVDIPEGVNDGMRIRVSGRGNIAPNGQRGDLYIQTKVKEDAHFVRHDDDIYVEAPVFFTQVALGAKIKIPSLRGELELEIPKNVKDKQQFTFRGEGVKNVQGYGKGNLIVQVKIEYPKSLTTEQKELLEKLQNSFGVESSPSEAKFESMFDKIKNWF, from the coding sequence TTGGTAGAGATTGATTATTATGAATTATTAGAAGTTGAAAAAACTTCAGATAAAACTACAATTAAAAAAGCTTACAGAAAACTAGCAATGCAGTATCATCCAGATAAAAATCCAGACAATAAAGAGGCTGAAGAGAAATTTAAAGCCATAAATGAAGCTTATCAAGTTTTAAGTGATGATGAGAAAAGAGCTATTTATGATAGATACGGTAAAGCTGGTTTAGAGGGTCAAGGGCACAGAAGCCAAGGTGGTTTTGGTGGTTTTGATGATTTAGGTTCAATTTTTGAAGAGATGTTTGGATTCTCAAATTCTAGCAACAGAAGAAGAGAGAGAAAAACATATAACTACAACCTTGATAGTGCTATTGAGGTAGTTTTAGAGTTTAATGAAGCTATTTTTGGATGTAAAAAAGAGATAAACTATACATATAAAACAGCTTGTAACTCTTGTAGTGGAACAGGTGCAAAAGATGGAAAACTAGAAACTTGTAAAACTTGTGGTGGACATGGTCAAGTTCACTCAAGACATGGTTTTATGACTTATGCACAAACTTGTCCAAACTGCGAAGGTAGTGGAAAAGCAAAGGCTACTTTATGTAAAGATTGTAAAGGCAAAGGATACGAAGAGAAAAAAGATAGCTTTAAAGTTGATATTCCAGAGGGTGTAAATGATGGAATGAGAATTAGAGTTAGTGGTCGTGGAAATATTGCACCAAATGGTCAAAGAGGCGATTTGTATATCCAAACTAAAGTAAAAGAGGATGCACATTTTGTAAGACATGATGATGATATTTATGTTGAAGCTCCTGTGTTTTTTACTCAAGTTGCACTTGGTGCTAAAATTAAAATTCCAAGCTTAAGAGGGGAATTAGAGCTTGAAATTCCAAAAAATGTAAAAGATAAACAACAATTTACTTTTAGAGGTGAAGGTGTTAAAAATGTTCAAGGCTATGGAAAAGGAAATTTAATTGTTCAAGTAAAAATTGAGTATCCAAAATCTTTAACAACTGAACAAAAAGAGCTTTTAGAGAAGCTTCAAAATAGTTTTGGAGTTGAAAGCTCTCCTTCTGAAGCTAAATTTGAATCAATGTTTGATAAAATCAAAAATTGGTTCTAA
- a CDS encoding dUTP diphosphatase — MLYKEFKLAIKNIGFASLEEFLKFTKIDSKDVLVWEEKDEVPYVISLLLHTIKGDKKLLPSSVVLDSLIDECLPLANLLEEASSFPSKLEEMFLLQKELNDSTNGKNWELGINKFNKEINWLRCIHMEAAELIDSTPWKHWKNINSEPDMNNIHVELVDIWHFLMSYILQETNVPRAVSLVNTHCIYEANTNIDIKLVVKDAEKLSYLALAIDTKNMPSFSGIERFIEQFFRTCKTAGLSFTWLQKLYIGKNCLNKFRQDHGYKEGTYKKVWSGQEDNVVMVDLLEKIEDVNFEDFYKKLEIEYKKN; from the coding sequence TTGTTGTATAAAGAGTTTAAATTAGCTATAAAAAATATTGGTTTTGCTTCCTTAGAGGAGTTTTTAAAGTTTACAAAAATTGATTCAAAAGATGTTTTAGTTTGGGAAGAGAAAGATGAAGTTCCTTATGTAATATCACTTCTTCTTCATACAATAAAAGGTGATAAAAAACTTCTTCCTTCAAGTGTTGTTTTAGATAGCTTAATAGATGAGTGTTTACCTTTGGCAAACTTGCTTGAAGAGGCTTCATCTTTTCCTTCAAAATTAGAAGAGATGTTTTTGCTTCAAAAAGAGTTAAATGACTCAACAAATGGTAAAAACTGGGAGCTTGGAATCAATAAATTCAACAAAGAGATAAATTGGCTTAGATGTATTCATATGGAAGCAGCAGAGCTAATTGACTCAACTCCTTGGAAACATTGGAAAAATATAAATTCAGAGCCTGATATGAATAATATTCATGTAGAGCTTGTAGATATTTGGCACTTTTTAATGAGTTATATACTTCAAGAAACAAATGTACCAAGAGCAGTTTCACTTGTAAATACTCACTGTATTTATGAAGCAAATACAAATATTGATATAAAACTTGTTGTAAAAGATGCTGAAAAGTTATCTTATTTGGCTTTGGCAATTGATACAAAAAATATGCCAAGTTTTAGTGGAATTGAAAGATTTATTGAGCAATTTTTTAGAACTTGTAAAACAGCAGGATTATCTTTTACTTGGCTTCAAAAACTATATATTGGTAAAAATTGTTTAAATAAATTTAGACAAGATCACGGATATAAAGAGGGAACTTATAAAAAAGTTTGGAGTGGACAAGAGGACAATGTAGTTATGGTTGATCTTCTTGAAAAAATAGAGGATGTAAATTTTGAAGATTTTTACAAAAAACTTGAAATAGAGTATAAAAAGAACTAA
- a CDS encoding type II toxin-antitoxin system Phd/YefM family antitoxin, giving the protein MVTYSTNELIPSSEFAKKFGTYLAQIKDNTVEKFAILKNNKVEAVIISKDEYENMKEALKQIEAKKIIDSIQIGLDDVKNGKTKKIDKLWDEL; this is encoded by the coding sequence GTGGTAACATATTCTACAAATGAACTTATTCCATCATCAGAATTTGCAAAAAAGTTCGGTACATACTTAGCACAAATAAAAGATAACACTGTAGAAAAATTTGCAATTTTAAAAAATAATAAGGTTGAAGCAGTAATTATCTCTAAAGATGAGTATGAAAATATGAAAGAAGCTTTAAAACAGATTGAAGCAAAAAAAATCATAGACTCTATTCAAATTGGTTTAGATGATGTTAAAAATGGAAAAACTAAAAAAATTGATAAGTTATGGGATGAACTTTGA
- a CDS encoding monovalent cation/H+ antiporter subunit A, producing MIETFGLAIVALLPFLAAPIVAYLAKYNRLAAAWSSAAATIMAFLVLLFYIKLPFAGITTIQSWSWIESIGLDFAFRLDGLSLLFSCLILGIGLLIIIYARYYISTKDCMGRFYSYLLLFMGSMLGIVLSENIIQMVVFWELTSLSSFLLISYWQHKEEGREGAKMALTITGAGGLAMLAGVLLLGHIVGSYNLSDILVSGDLIKSSPLYTPIIILILLGVFTKSAQFPFHFWLPHAMAAPTPVSAYLHSATMVKAGIFLLARLYPSLSGTTEWIFLVTFAGLATLLIGAFTAMFKHDIKGLLAYSTISHLGLITLLFGFSTPLSVVAAIFHIMNHATFKASLFMVAGIVDHETGTRDLRKLSGLWAFMPHTATLAMIAAASMAGVPLLNGFLSKEMFFERALDINTLSIGILIPILATIAGIFSVAYSLKFVHNIFFNGKTKKLPKTPHEPPRFMKIPIDLLVIICFLVGTVPALTIAPLLATAVMGSLQTTLPEYSLAIWHGFNAPLIMSIIAFILGILLYTKREKTTAIFEKYFEKIDARVPFYLLVESIFKLSNKVTSIFDKSSLQGMIAWFIVASLIIGVAGFTYGDSPLFGNKEFLEIDTISLIMTAILIFATFATAFLHHKRLLALIIIGVVGLIVSLIFIKFSAPDLALTQLSVEVVTIVLILLALYYLPQTTPRESSNLRISRDLIISILVAVAVFILTLAVLSKEYLTIADFFLENSVSGGGGTNVVNVILVDFRGFDTLGEITVLALAGIGIFAMIQGLNLNTQNNNQEGFVWSEDKHPLMMQTLTRMVLPLMLMVSVYIFLRGHNLPGGGFIAGLIAAVALIVQYLANGIEWTKSRLKFQNDSLIAYGLLIATLTGVISMFIDYPFLTSAFSHLNWPIVGEFEVASAIAFDLGVFLVVVGSTVLILVQLGQLSKNSHNITKKLEEKKDKN from the coding sequence ATGATTGAAACATTTGGCTTAGCCATAGTTGCCCTTTTACCATTTTTAGCAGCTCCAATAGTTGCATACTTGGCAAAATATAATCGCCTTGCGGCTGCTTGGAGTTCTGCAGCTGCTACTATTATGGCTTTTTTAGTTCTTCTTTTTTATATAAAACTTCCATTTGCTGGTATTACAACTATTCAATCATGGTCTTGGATAGAGTCAATTGGTTTGGATTTTGCTTTTAGATTAGATGGTCTTAGCCTTCTATTTTCATGCTTAATTCTTGGAATTGGACTTTTAATAATAATTTATGCAAGATACTATATAAGCACAAAAGATTGTATGGGAAGATTCTACTCTTATTTACTTCTTTTTATGGGTTCAATGCTTGGAATTGTTCTATCTGAAAATATCATCCAAATGGTTGTATTTTGGGAGTTAACATCTTTATCATCTTTTTTATTAATTAGCTATTGGCAACATAAAGAAGAGGGGCGAGAAGGTGCTAAAATGGCACTTACAATAACAGGAGCTGGTGGTTTAGCTATGCTTGCTGGTGTATTGCTACTTGGACATATTGTTGGCAGTTACAATCTAAGTGATATTTTAGTAAGTGGTGATTTAATAAAAAGTAGCCCTTTATATACTCCTATAATTATTCTTATTTTACTTGGAGTTTTTACAAAATCAGCGCAATTTCCATTTCATTTTTGGTTACCTCACGCAATGGCAGCTCCAACACCAGTTTCTGCATATTTACACTCAGCAACAATGGTAAAAGCTGGAATATTTTTATTAGCAAGATTATATCCATCTTTAAGTGGTACAACAGAATGGATATTTTTAGTTACATTTGCAGGTCTTGCCACACTTTTAATTGGTGCATTTACAGCAATGTTTAAACATGATATTAAAGGTTTATTGGCATATTCAACAATAAGTCATCTTGGATTAATAACTCTTTTATTTGGATTTTCTACTCCACTTAGCGTTGTTGCAGCTATATTTCATATTATGAATCACGCAACATTTAAAGCATCACTTTTTATGGTTGCTGGTATTGTTGATCATGAAACAGGAACTAGAGATTTAAGAAAATTAAGTGGTCTTTGGGCATTTATGCCTCATACTGCAACTTTGGCTATGATAGCAGCAGCTTCAATGGCTGGAGTTCCACTTTTAAATGGATTTTTATCAAAAGAGATGTTTTTTGAGAGAGCTTTAGATATAAATACACTAAGTATTGGAATTTTAATTCCAATTTTAGCAACAATTGCTGGAATATTTTCTGTTGCTTACTCTTTAAAATTTGTTCATAATATATTTTTCAATGGAAAAACAAAAAAATTACCAAAAACTCCTCATGAACCACCAAGATTTATGAAAATTCCTATTGATTTATTGGTAATTATATGTTTTTTAGTTGGAACAGTTCCAGCTTTGACTATTGCTCCTCTTTTAGCAACTGCTGTTATGGGTTCTCTTCAAACTACTCTTCCAGAGTACTCTTTAGCTATTTGGCATGGTTTTAACGCTCCACTTATTATGAGTATAATTGCATTTATTTTGGGAATTTTACTATATACAAAAAGAGAGAAAACAACAGCTATTTTTGAAAAATATTTTGAAAAAATTGATGCAAGAGTCCCTTTTTATCTATTAGTTGAATCTATTTTTAAACTATCAAATAAAGTTACATCTATTTTTGATAAAAGCTCTCTTCAAGGTATGATTGCTTGGTTTATTGTAGCCTCTTTAATAATTGGAGTTGCTGGATTTACTTATGGAGACTCACCTTTATTTGGAAACAAAGAGTTTTTAGAAATTGATACTATAAGTTTAATTATGACTGCTATTTTAATTTTTGCAACTTTTGCAACTGCATTTTTACATCATAAAAGGCTTTTAGCACTGATTATAATTGGAGTTGTTGGATTAATAGTTTCACTAATTTTTATTAAGTTTTCAGCTCCTGATTTAGCTTTAACACAACTAAGCGTTGAAGTTGTAACTATTGTTTTAATTCTTTTAGCACTATACTATCTTCCTCAAACAACTCCAAGAGAGTCTTCAAATCTTAGAATTTCAAGGGATTTAATAATATCAATTTTAGTAGCAGTTGCTGTATTTATCTTAACTTTAGCAGTTTTAAGCAAAGAGTACTTAACTATTGCAGACTTTTTCCTAGAAAACTCTGTAAGTGGCGGTGGTGGAACAAATGTTGTAAATGTTATTTTAGTTGATTTTAGAGGCTTTGATACATTAGGAGAGATTACAGTTTTAGCACTTGCTGGTATTGGAATCTTTGCAATGATTCAAGGTTTAAATCTAAATACACAAAATAACAATCAAGAAGGTTTTGTTTGGAGTGAAGATAAACATCCACTTATGATGCAAACTCTTACAAGAATGGTTCTACCTTTAATGTTAATGGTATCTGTTTATATATTTCTAAGAGGGCATAATCTTCCAGGTGGTGGGTTTATTGCAGGACTTATAGCAGCAGTTGCATTAATTGTTCAATACTTAGCAAATGGAATTGAGTGGACAAAAAGTAGATTAAAATTTCAAAATGATAGTTTAATTGCATATGGATTATTAATAGCAACTTTAACAGGTGTTATATCAATGTTTATAGATTATCCATTTTTAACATCAGCATTCTCTCACTTAAATTGGCCAATAGTTGGAGAGTTTGAAGTAGCAAGTGCTATTGCTTTTGATTTAGGAGTATTTTTAGTTGTTGTTGGTTCTACTGTTTTAATATTGGTTCAATTGGGACAACTAAGCAAAAATTCTCACAATATTACTAAAAAATTAGAAGAGAAAAAGGATAAAAACTAA